One genomic segment of Alphaproteobacteria bacterium includes these proteins:
- a CDS encoding N-acetylneuraminate synthase family protein has protein sequence MTRFPAAFEIAGRPVGAGHPPLFIAEAGVSHFGDMGLARELVDMSVAAGADVFKTQFFDVEQLYAKRAQAWRDRLRPRNLTFDQAAEIAERCRAKGILFMSTAHDESRIDWLRRLDVPAIKVGSGERNNPAFLTRLAELGKPMIVSTGMYGEADVNEAVAACARGGCDRLALLHCVTSYPAPAADINLRAMDRLREVFPGPVGYSDHTEDLLACYGAVARGAAIVEKHITILRDVPNAQDWKVSAGPENLATLVADLRRMAAMLGHGRKEAAPSEAAGPAWATKSLVAVRDLPAGYVLTQADLAAKRPGDGIPPSRIGEILGRALRRAVAADDPIVGDILMDRE, from the coding sequence ATGACCCGTTTTCCCGCCGCGTTCGAAATCGCCGGGCGGCCCGTCGGGGCCGGCCATCCGCCGCTGTTCATCGCCGAAGCCGGCGTGTCGCATTTCGGCGATATGGGGCTCGCGCGCGAACTCGTCGATATGTCCGTCGCCGCCGGCGCCGACGTCTTCAAGACGCAGTTTTTCGACGTCGAGCAACTCTATGCCAAACGCGCCCAGGCTTGGCGCGATCGGTTGCGGCCGCGCAATCTGACCTTCGACCAAGCGGCGGAGATCGCCGAGCGGTGCCGCGCCAAGGGCATCTTGTTCATGTCGACAGCGCATGACGAGAGCCGCATCGATTGGCTGCGCCGGCTCGACGTGCCGGCGATCAAGGTCGGTTCGGGCGAGCGCAACAACCCCGCGTTCCTGACCCGGCTTGCCGAACTCGGCAAGCCGATGATCGTGTCGACCGGGATGTACGGCGAGGCCGATGTCAACGAGGCCGTCGCCGCTTGCGCGCGCGGCGGCTGCGATCGGCTGGCGCTCTTGCATTGCGTCACGAGTTATCCGGCGCCGGCCGCCGACATCAATCTGCGTGCCATGGACCGGTTGCGCGAAGTATTCCCGGGGCCGGTCGGCTATTCCGATCACACGGAAGATCTGCTCGCCTGCTACGGCGCGGTCGCGCGCGGTGCGGCGATCGTCGAAAAGCACATCACGATCCTGCGCGACGTTCCTAACGCGCAGGATTGGAAGGTGTCGGCCGGCCCGGAAAATCTGGCGACGCTCGTCGCCGATTTGCGCCGGATGGCGGCGATGCTGGGCCACGGCCGAAAAGAGGCGGCGCCATCCGAGGCCGCCGGTCCCGCTTGGGCGACGAAATCGCTGGTCGCGGTGCGCGACCTGCCCGCGGGGTACGTGCTGACGCAAGCCGACCTGGCGGCCAAGCGCCCCGGCGACGGGATTCCGCCGTCGCGGATCGGCGAAATCCTAGGCCGCGCTCTGCGCCGCGCCGTCGCCGCGGACGATCCGATCGTTGGCGACATCCTCATGGATCGGGAGTGA